Within Kineothrix sp. MB12-C1, the genomic segment ATGGAAACAGCAGCGGCATATGATAAAGCTAAGATAGAAGGGGTACTTGAAAGCTTGGAAGAGGAAGAGCAATATGGAATCGTTCTTCGTGCCAAAGGTATGGTGCCTGCCGGAGATGGAACATGGATTTATTTTGATTATGTGCCCGGTGAGTTCGATATACGGACAGGCCGTCCTGATGTGACCGGTAAAATTTGTGTGATCGGATCAGGGCTGAATGAGGATAATTTAAAAAGGCTGTTTGAGAAGGCTTAGAAATAACTGTGAGGGTAGTGAACAGTTACAATAATAGAAAAGATGGAGACATATGAAATGAAACCAGTCTATATCATAAATGGATTTTTGGAAAGCGGCAAGACAGAATTTATTATTTATACACTGGAGCAGCCGTACTTTCAGGCGAAGGGCAGAACGTTACTTCTTTTGTGTGAAGAGGGAGAAAATGAATACGATGAGCTTCTGCTTAAGATGAGCAGAACAGACTTGGAATTGATAGAGAATGAAGAAGATTTCAATCCCTCATATTTGCTCGAGCTGGAAAAAAGATATAAGCCGGAGCGTATTATTGTGGAATATAATGGTATGTGGAATTATAAAGATATGAAACTGCCGTGGCATTGGTCTATTGAACAGCAGGTAACAACTATCGATGCATCTACTTTTCCTATGTATTTCAACAATATGAAATCGCTGTTAGCGGAGATGGTACGGAAATCAGAACTGATTATTTTCAACCGCTGTGATGATGTGGAAGATTTAAACAGCTACAAGAGAAATATTAAGGCGATCAATCAGAAGGCGGAAATTGTATTCGAAGATTCCGAGGGTGAGATTGATGAAATTATGGAAGACGATTTGCCCTATAATCTAAATGATGAAATTATCGAACTGGATAACAACGGTTATGGTATCTGGTATCTGGACTCTTTGGATCATTTAGAACGTTACATTGGGAAAAAAGTGCGGTTTACGGCTATGGTACTGAAACCGGAGCAATTCCCCAAGGGATATTTTGTGCCCGGACGCATGGCGATGACTTGCTGTGCGGACGATATGGCTTTTCTCGGCTTTGCTTGCGAATATGATAAAGTAGGCAGCCTGACGGATAAACAGTGGGTCAAGGTGACGGCACTCGTTAAGAAAGAGTATTTTGCAGATTATAAAGGAGAAGGGCCGGTGCTTTCTGCTCTTAGAGTGGAGTTGACGAAGGCGCCGAAAGAAGAAGTGATTAGTTTTGTGTAACGATAATAAAGAATTACAGCAATTTAAAAAGAGAGTATTAGAGCTTGCAAGAAAATCCTATGAACACAATGTTTATATGTACATAGGATTTTTAAGCATGGCCGAGCAGGATGTCCTTTATGAAATGCAGCAAGAACTGAAAGGTATCCCTTATACGCTGTTTGGCGGTATGGAAGACTGCGAGCGGCGTATTTTACGTTTCGGCAGTGAAGAAAGCCTGGGGTATGCGGAAGAATTCCCTATCATCTGTTTGTTGGTTAAGCCTATGATTGAGAAGTTCGCAGATGATCTAACTCATAGGGATTTTCTTGGAGCGCTTATGAATCTTGGAATCGATAGAAGCACGATCGGAGATATCCTTATTCAAGGGAAAAATGCCTATATATTCTGTATGGATAAAATTGCGCCCTTCCTTATGGAGAACCTGGATAAGGTCAAGCATACTAATGTAAGATGTGAATCGGTAGAGGCGCAGACGAGCTTCCCGATGAAAGAACCGGAGTCCATTTCCTTTACGGTTTCATCGGAGAGGGCAGACGGTATTGTTGCGAAGGTATATAAATTATCGAGAAATCAGAGCTTATTGCTTTTTCGGGAGAAAAAGATATTTATAAACGGAAGAATAAATGAAAACAATAGCCATATACTGAAAAGCACAGATATGATTTCTGTACGTGGATATGGAAGGTTCGTTTATTACGGATGTGATTATGAAACAAAAAAAGGGAAATTGAGTGTATCGGCAGGGGTATATCGATAAAAGAGTTACATAATTACCTATAAACTTTACTTAGGAAGGGAGGAGTGACTATGTTTTCATATACTATGGCACAGTGGCTATTTTTCTTTTATTTTTATTGCTTTTTCGGATGGTGTTTCGAGTCAACGGTCGTTTCGGTTAAGGCGAAGCGGCTGGTAAATAGAGGATTCATGCGAGGGCCTTTTTTGCCCTTGTATGGCAGTGGTGCCATTATGATGCTTGTTGTATCCATGCCCTTTTCCCATAATCTGGGACTTACTTATGTGGCAGGGTGTATCGGTGCTACGGTACTGGAATATATTACAGGAATTATAATGGAGGCTCTGTTTAAAGTACGGTATTGGGACTATTCGGTCAAAAGGTTTAATTTTCGAGGATATATTTGCTTAACCTCCACGCTGGCATGGGGGGGATTAACTATTTTGATGACAAGGGTAGTACATAAGCCGATTGAGCAGTTAGTTCTTGATATTCCACATAATGTTCTTCTGCCTATAGTCTTCTTGCTAACGATATATATTGTAGCAGATTTCACCCTGTCCTTTAAAGCGGCAATCGATCTTCGCGAGATTCTTGTTAAATTGGATGCGGTTAAGGAAGAGTTGGAGCGAGTACAGAGACGTCTGGATATTATTATTGCTCTCGCCAGTGAAGGGCGTGAAGATAAGAAGCAGGAAAGAGGCAGTCGGCTGGATGAACTCATATCCAATATTGAAGAGCGCCTGAGCGGGCTTAGAGAGAGAGTTAAGAGCGGCGTTGTCGTATATCCTGAAAGTATGAGGGAAGAGATTATAGAATTATGGACGAAATATAAGGTCAGCCTGGAGAATAGCAGACAGATTAAAAACTTAATGGACATTTATAAAAGAGGTATCATTCGGGGCAATCCGACAATGGCTTCGAATAAGTTCAAGCATACGCTTCAGGAAATAAAAGAAGCAGTCAATGATAAATTGAAGAAATAAAATAGATATGAAAATACAAAAATTAATTATCTAGTACTAAAGTAATGGAATAATGAGACCGATATATAATTTGTAGTACCAAGGTACTATCGTAACATATGAAACGCATATCTCGAGAGGAGGTAATAGCATGAATTATGAAACATGGACGGTACAATCGGTAGTTGTTATTCCTCGGCCCAGGGATTATAAATCCGGGAAAGCAGTAAACGAAGGAAAAAAGGAAAAAAAGGTAACCGAAGAAAATAAAAGTTTCAGCGCGATACTGAAACAAGTAATGAGATAAAAATACACCTCCAATGTTAGTTATTTTCCAGCATTGGAGGTGTGTCTTATTATGCGCCTTTTCTATAAGTTCTTTCCATATTGTCTGAAGTATACTCATATAAATGATTTTTCAAAAGTTCCACATTACGTTTATGTCTCCTGAAAAGAGCAAGGAACTTATTATAGAACCAGAATGAATAAACTAAGACATGATTCATTTTACCGATTTTTTGTTTGGTAGTGAACATATACTGCTCTCCGCCGGCGGTGATGGTAACATCGCTTAAAAGGGCGTGTATTAAATCAGTTTCATTAGTTATCTGGGCATCGATCATGGCATAGCCCATACCTACGCTTTCTTCCCTATGGGAATCGCTGCCGCCTATGCCCGGCTTTCCGAATCGTTTGGCAAGTTCCTGCGCTGCTTTATTCGACAGGGGAGATTCACAAGCATTGTATGTTTCTACGAAATCGAATTTTGTCATAAGGTCACGGGACTTTTTGCCTCGTCTCGTATTCATCAGACTTAAATATTTCTCGCCGCAAGGATGAGCAGGGCCGAGAATTCCGCCGAAATGGTGGACGATATCGATGAGAAGATTCACGGGGAGGCCCCGAAGTTCCAAGAGAGGGAGATTGACTCCGGTTGGCATAATGATAATAATATGTCCGGCATCAATTGTATCGTATTCAATACCCTTCAATACAACGAAATCGTTGAAAGCGCTGTCTTTGCTGTGCTTTTTATAATAGCGGTATGCCTTATAGGAGTTGTGATCGGTAATGAGCATACCGTGATATCCTTTTTCACGAAGCTTACAGGCCGCATCGCGTAAGGGGATTTTACCATCCAAAGAACCTTCTTTTGTATGGCAGTGCATATCTAATTTCAAAAATGTACCTTCCTTCCATAACCGAAAAAATAGATTTTAACAGTAAAATAAATAGTAAGTCTTTAACACCTACCTTCACATTGTACCCTAAATTAACGATATGTAAATATGTTTTTGAATTTTTATTTTTTATTTCAAAAGGTCTTATTAGATTAAATAAGAATTATCGTTAATATTCAATTGTTGCATAGAATGCTCGACCACTTCCTTATATTCATCGAGTAAAAGCTTAATTTCCTGAAGTTTCTCAGGTGTTGCCCGGTAGATAGGGAGAGCAATACTAGTTGATGCAATGATAGAATCTCCATTACAAAGAGGTACAGCTACACATTGGATTCCCTCAGTCAGTTCAGAATATTCGTAGGCATAGCCGCTTCGTTTCACTTCTTCCAATTCCTTACATAAACAGTCGAAGGAGGTTATGGTAGTAGGAGTATAGGCAGTCAGTCCATTGGGATATAGCTGTTGTAGTTCATTCTTACTGAGCGGATAAATGAGAGCTTTTCCAATGCCGGTACAGTATGCAGGAAGACGCTGACCGATATGGGAACGAAGCATGATAGCATTTTCGGATGCTATTTTGGCAATATAGAGTACGCTGTCGCCGGAAAGAATGCCGAGGTGGCACGTTTCATGGCAGGAATCCACGAGTTTTTGCATATTGCTTTTAATAATATCATAAATCGGACGGTCGCTTTTATAAGCACTCCCGGTCAGATATGCCTGGGGACCTATCCGGTATTTGCCAGAAGTTGTTTCCAATTGAATGAAACCTCTGTTTTGCATGGTATGTATAATAGGAAAGAGGCTGCTTTTGGGAGCAGTCAGTAAGGTGGATATTTCCGTAAGGGAGTATCCGCTGCTGTTTTGTGATAACAATTTAAGTATATCTAGTACCCGCTCGGTTGAACGGTGTCCGTTATTGCTCATTTGAAAGTCCTCCATATGTGTTTCTGTATTATAGCAAAAGATAATAGTTTGTACAATAAGTAATATATGCGTTCATTATAAAATGAAATTAAAAATTAGGTAAAAATCACTAAAAAAAATAGAAGGATATTATTGACTTTATATGTTTTGCGTGATATAAATAAAATATGGTTCGGTAATATAAACTAGTCCTTATATACGAACGGAAAGTGGGTGGATGGAAAAGTAAAATGGAAAGAGAAGAAGTAAGACAAATCAAGCAAAATGTAATGGAGAAGAAAATTATTGCTATTGTAAGAGGACTGAAGAGAGAAGATTGTATGAAGCTTGCAGAAGCATTGTATGAAGGCGGTATTAATATGATAGAAGTGACTTTTGATCAGACTTGTCAAGATAACAACTATCAGAATACTGTGGAATCCATTCATGCGATTGCGCAGGAATACGAAGGGCGGATCTATGTAGGAGCAGGTACTGTGTTGAATCGAAGTCAAGTAGATTTGGCTAAGAGTGCCGGTGCAAAGTACATTATCACGCCATCTACAGATGTAGATGTGATTCGATATGCAAAGGAGCAAGGGCTGGTAGCTATGCCCGGTGCGATGACCCCCTCGGAGGTAGTGACGGCTTATGCTGCGGGTGCGGATTTCGTGAAGATATTCCCTTCGGATAATTTAGGCGCATCGTATATTAAGGCGTTGAAAGCACCTTTGAAGCATATACCGATGCTTGCGGTAGGTGGAGTAAATGAAAAGAATGTAGCAGAATTTATGAAAGCAGGGGCAGTAGGAGCAGGAGTCGGCGGCAACCTGGTAAATGCGGAATGGATAAAGCACGGTGAATTTTCAAAGATCACTGAGCTTGCAAAGGAAATGATGAAAAATGCATGTCAGTAGCTGCTAACATATGAAGCAACTATCAATATCGTTAAAAAGGAGTAAAAAAATGGCAAGAGTTGTATGTTTCGGAGAAGTTATGCTTAGATTGAATCCGCAGGGATATTTGCGTTTTGTGCAGGCGGATAAATTCGAAGCATCCTATGCAGGAGGAGAAGCCAATGTTGCTGTCTCTTTAGCTAATTATGGGCATGAAGCATCTTTTGTATCCAAGTTTCCAGCTAATGAAATTGGACAGAGTGGGATCAATGAGCTTAGAAGATACGGAGTGGATACTAAAGATATTGTAATAGGAGGACCTCGCCTGGGAATCTATTTTGTAGAAAAAGGGGCTTCCCAAAGACCATCAAAAGTAATTTATGACCGTGCCGGATCTTCCATTGCACTTGCGCGGAAAGAGGACTTTGATTGGGATAAAATATTCGAAGGAGCACAGTGGCTTCATTTTACAGGAATCACACCTGCTCTGGGCGGTGAAAATCCTGAAATCTGTCTGGAAGCATGTAAGGCAGCAAAGGCAAAAGGATTAAAGGTGAGCTGTGATTTGAACTATAGAAAGAAGCTTTGGACCAATGAGAAGGCCGGAGAAGTAATGGCTAAGCTGATGGAATATGTAGATGTCTGCATCGCAAATGAAGAAGATGCTGCGGATGTATTTGGAATACACGCAGAAGGTACGGACATCAATACCGGAAAGATTTCTAAAGAGGGATATATCAGTGTAGCAAAGAAACTTCAGGAGAAGTTCGGTCTCGAATATGTAGCGATTACACTTAGGGGAAGTCTGTCAGCAACAGACAATAAGTGGGCGGCTATGCTTTACCATGAAGATAAAGCTTACTTCTCTAAAGAATATTTGGTACATATTGTTGACAGGGTAGGGGGAGGAGATTCCTTTGGCGGAGGTTTGATTCACTCACTGCTGAAAGGGAAAGAGTCTCAGGAAGCAATTGAATTCGCAGTTGCAGCTTCGTGTCTGAAACATTCGATCGAACACGACTTCAATTTGGTGGCAGAGGCGGAGGTTGAATCCCTCGCAAAAGGAAATGCATCCGGTAGAGTACAAAGATAAAATTTCATAATCCCCTTGTAATTTGAGCGTCAATATGATTTAATAACGATGCATTGACAAAAAATATAGGGGGACTTTATGAGAGATAAAGCACAAATTGCTTATAACATAATAAAAGACAAGATTCTGAAAGGAGAACTTCCTCCGCTGAGCGATATATCGGAAGAAAGTCTTCAGGATGAATTGGATATCAGCAGAACTCCTGTGAGAGAAGCGATCCAAAAGCTGAAAAAAGAAGGTTTTGTATATATATATTCAAGAAAGGGGACTATCGTATCAGATATTACGGTAGACCTGACAAAATCTATTTATGAAGTACGTGCCTTAAATGAACCTTATGCGGCGAGGGGTGCATGCGGTAAGATACCGAGAGAAAGATTGCTTCGTATGAGGGAAGCCTGGATGGTACCACCGGCGGATTCGGTCATGGAGGAGCAGAGGGACTATTTTATTAACTTGGATCGGGATCTGCACAATATGATTCTTGAATATACGGATAATAAATTTCTAAAGGATATGCTGCAAGTGGTGAATGACCATAGTCATAGAATCCGGTTAAGGATATCTAAAAGAAATAGACAGTACGGCAGTTCCATAAAGGATCATATCGAAATTATAGAAGCTTTTTTGGAGGAGGATGCCGACAGGATAGAGCAAAGGGTCAGACATCATATAGAACATGCAATTAATGAGGCATTTGAATATTTGTAATGGATTAAAAATTTTTAGCATCACTGATATATCAGAAGTACACAACAAGAATATATAGGAAATTAATATAACAAAATAAAGGAGAGATAGAATGAAAAAGAAAATACTTGCATTAACATTATCATTGACAATGCTCGCAGCAGTTATGACAGGATGCGGTCAGTCAGCAGCCGGTGGAACAACAGCGGCAAATGAGGAGCAGAAAACAGAGACAGAAGCAGCGGATATGGCAGCAGAGGTAGAAGTTGTTATTCAATTCGGACATGATAATAACGAGGGAGATCCGGTTCAGGAAGCCGCAAAATATTGGGCGGAAAGATTGAGTGAAGTATCCGGTGGAACGATGAAGTTGGAAGTATTCCCTTCCGGTCAGCTCGGATCCAAGAGCGATTTGATCGATCAGATTCTCGCAGGCGATTCTGTAGTTTGTATCGGCAATGGCCCGTTCCTGGCGGACAGAGGAGCTCCGGATCTTGGAATTATGCAGGCGCCTTACCTGTTTGAGACATGGGAAGAACTGGATACATTAGTTGCCAGCGACTGGTGGGCAGAGCAGATGACACAGTTGGAAGGTGCCGGCTTAAAAGTAATCGCAGGAAACTGGAGATATGGGGTAAGACATACGATCACCACTAAGCCCGTAACAAGCCCGGAAGATATAAAAGGTATGAAGATACGTACGCAGGGATCTACGGTACACGTAAAAGGATTTGAAGTATTAGGCGCAGCACCCACACCCATGCCGTTAACAGAGGTATATACATCCTTATCTCAGGGAACCATAGATGGATTAGAGAATCCCTTGTCCGTAATCTACAGCGGCAAGTTCCAGGAAGTAGCTAAGAACCTGATGTTAGACGGACATATCAGAGATTTATCCCAGATTGTTATTTCCAATGATTTCTTCAATTCTTTGACAGAAGAGCAGCAGGGATGGTTGTTGCAGACAGCACAGGAAGCCGGAGAGCGTCAGAATGAACTGGCAGCGATAGCGGACGAAGAGAGCTTGCAGAAATTAAAAGACGAAGGCGTTACCGTGACAGAAGTTGATTTCGGTGCGTTTAGAACAGCGGCAGAACCTTTTTATGAAGATACTACACTTACTGGTGCATGGTCAGATGGATTGGTTGACAGAGTAAAAGAAATTATCGGTCAGTAAGCAGGAGGGCTCCGTAAGGAAGCGGGTTACGGAGCCCTATTCGAAAGGATGTGAAACTATGGGGCAAAATAAGAAATTAGACAGGATATTGGGAATTGATTATTGTATTTCGGGTGTCTGCCTTATTTTATTAGTTTGTGTTACCTTTTTTGGCGTAATATGGCGCTACTTTTTAAATTCTCCCTTTATATGGCAGGAGGAAGTACAGCTCGGTTTAATTACATGGGTTATTTATTTCGGAGCGAGCGCAGCATTTAGAAACGGAAGTCATATTGCTATCGATATGATAGTGGATATGTTCCCGGAAAAGATGCAGAAAGTAATGGATGTTATTATCTATATCGTTTCTATGGGCGTGCTTGGATTTATATTTATCAATGGAATATCTTTGGTGCAACAGTTTATCAGAACCTCCCGGGTGACTAATATCTTAAGAATACCCACGCAGTATATTTATATGGCTATTCCGATCGGTTGTGTGCTGATGGCGGTAAGCTATACGATTTATCTTATAAGAGATTTTAAAGGATTAAATATCGAAGAGGAAGAGGAGGACAAGTGATGGAATTGAATGTTGTAGTATTAGCGGTCATCGTATTATTAGTATGCTTGTTCCTGAAGGTTCCGGTGTTCGTATCTATTCTGGCAGGCTGCGTTACTTATTTTGCCATTGCCTCGAATGTTTCCAGTCTCATTATCGTTCAGAGAATTGTTGCGGGTACGGAAAGTATTCCTCTTTTAGCAGTCCCCTTCTTCGTTTGTGCGGGTGTGCTGATGAATTACTCCGGGGTGACGTCGAGAATTATGGACTTTTGTTCTGTAATAACAGGACGTATGACAGGAGGACTGGCACAAGTAAACGTACTCCTTTCCACATTGATGGGAGGGTTGTCCGGCTCTAATCTTGCCGATGCGGCTATGCAATCGAAAATGCTCGTGCCGGAAATGGAGAAAAAAGGATTTTCCAAGGAATTTTCTTCTGTAGTAACAGCGACTTCTTCCATGATTACCCCCCTGATTCCGCCCGGAATCGGAATGATCATTTACGCTTCCGTAACCAATTTATCGGTCGGAAAGCTGTTTATATCCGGTATCGGAGTGGGAGCTACCTTATGTATTTCATTAATGATATTGGTACGTTTCATTTCGAAAAAGAGAGGATATGTGCCGATTCGTACAGAGAGAGCATCTTTTCAGGAACTTTGGAAAGCATTAAAAGGAGCTTTTTTACCGCTTTGCTTACCTATCGTCATTATCGGCGGTATCAGAATCGGCGTGTTCACCCCTACGGAGGCAGGAGCGGTTGCTATCGTGTACTCCATGGTACTAGGTTTCGTATATAAAAATCTGAATGTGAAGAATCTCGTTTCAGCGGTAAAAGAAACGGTATTAACAACGGCTTCTATTATGCTTATTGTAGGTGCTGCATCTGCGTTGAGCTGGATATTTACAAAAGAAATGATTCCTCAAACACTGACCAATTATATCGTAAATAGTATTTCTAATAAATATGTATTTATGATTATCGTGAACTTCTTCCTTATTATTGTAGGAATGTTTATCGAAGGTAATGCGATCAATATTATACTCGGTCCTTTGCTTGCACCGATAGCGGCAGCCTATGGAATTGACCCGATTCAGTTCGCAATGGTATTTATTTTCAATATTTCCATAGGTTCTCTTTCTCCTCCGATGGGTACCTTGATGTTCGTTACTTGCGGTATCACAAAATGTAAGATTAAGAACTTTATTAAAGAGGCAGTGCCTTTCTATTTGCTTCTTTTACTCGTTTTGTTACTGTTAACCTTTATCCCGGTCCTTACAACGGGACTCGTTACTCTGTTCTATTAAGATGGGAGGCAGTATATTGATTAAAGGATTGATGATTCATGAGAAGGATAATGTAATTGTTGCCATTGAACCGATAAAAGCCGGAGAAGAAATCCAATATAAAAGAAAAGATAATAGTGTGGGAGCTTTAAAGGTAAATGAAGATATTACTATTTATCATAAGCTTGCCCTTACGGATATTCCCGAAGGAGCCAGGCTGATTAAATACGGTCAGGTAATTGGGGTAGCCACACAGCCAATAGGAAGTGGCATGCATGTACATACCCATAACGTGAAAAGTGAAAAAGATTGATGGAAGGAGGGTGATGTGAAAATGAATTTTTATGGATACGAAAGAAGTGATGGTAAAGTAGGAGTGAGAAACCATGTTTTGATTCTGCCTGCGAGCGTTTGCGCTTCCGATACGGCAGAAATGATTGCCAGACAGGTGAGCGGAGCGGTATCCTTCCACAATCAAAATGGATGTTCCCAGGTGCCGTCTGACCAAATCCATACCATGAATATGATGGCAGGATATGCGGCGAACCCTAATGTATATGGAACCGTAGTTATATCTCTTGGCTGTGAGAACTGCCAGATGGATCTTGTGGTGGCGGAGATTAAGAAGCTGACCGATAAGCCGATAAAGACCCTGATTATTCAGGAAGAAGGCGGTACGATCAGAACCATGGAAAAGGGAGTGCGTTATGCAATGGAGATGGTGCAGGAAGCTTCTCTTTTACAAAAGAAGGAATTCCCTATCAGTAAGCTGATTGTAGGAACCGAATGCGGAGGCTCCGATCCCACCTCAGGGCTGGCAGCCAATCCGATGGTAGGTGAGATGTGCGACTTGCTCGTAGGAGAAGGCGGAACAGCAGTATTAAGCGAAACCACCGAATTCATCGGGGCGGAACATATCCTGGCTAAAAGAGCGGCGAATCCTGAGTTGGAAAAAGAAATATACCATATTATTAGCAGATATGAAGAAAGCTTGGAAATGGCGGGAGAAAAGGTACGTGCAGGCAATCCTTCCCCGGGGAATAAGGCGGGTGGAATTACTACGCTGGAAGAAAAATCCTTAGGCTGTATCCATAAGGGAGGCAGCACGCCGGTACAAGATGTGGTGGATTATGCGATGCCTATCGAGAGCAAAGGGCTTGTCATTATGGATACGCCGGGCAACGATCCTTCTTCCATCGCAGGCATGATAGCAGGGGGAGCACAGATTGTCGTATTCACCTCAGGACGGGGAACGCCTACGGGCAATCCGCTGGCACCTGTAATAAAAGTAACGGGTAACAGAGAGACCTATGCTATGATGCAGGATAATATTGATGTAGATGCCAGCCATGTGATTTATGGTCCGGAAAGCTTGGAAGAGCTTGGAGCCATGTTATTAGAAGAAGTAGTAGAAGTAGCGAAGGGAAAACTGACGAAAGCAGAAGTTCTCGGCTTTGTAGAAACATCGGTGCAAAGAGTTTGCAATTATGCGTAAGCGATAGATATTTATAGTGTGGATAAAATATCAGGATAATGGAATGTCTCAGATTATAATTTAGTCTGAGACATTTTTTATTCTATAGGAAACACATTGTTACATTAAAATATAAAAATATTGTTTAACTACTAAACAATATTGACTTATTAAAATATTTGTCCTATACTAAGTTAAGGAAACGTAGAAAAGCAAGTGAAAATCTCATCACCAAAAGTGATTTTAATAGATTTTCATAAAGCAATCTTTGCTTTTGTAACAGTGAGGGTACTGAACTGTTATAGTGGATTTATGAAAGGAATATGAGGCATAGATCATGAATTGTAGAGTAACAGAGAAAATATTTGAGGTCATGAGTATGATTACGGAAGAGCAAAAGAAACCGAGGGAATATGGCGGACAGCTTCTATATCATTCGGAAGTTGCTTTTCTGGACGTAGTTCAGCGTTTTCCTGAATTGAACGTCAGCGATATGTCGGATCTTCTGCGGATTACAAAAGGAGCCGTTACACAGGTTTCTGTCAAGCTATCCAAGAAAGGATTGCTGGAGATATACACGAAGGTTGGAAATAAGAAAGAAAAGTACTTTCGGCTGACGAGAGAGGGAGAGGAAGTCAGAAAGGAACATTTGAGCTTTCATGAAGAGTCCAATAGAAACCTGTGCGGCTATTTAAAGACCTTAAGTGAGGGTGAGATAGAGACAATCTTTGAATTTTTGAATCATTTAAAAAGTTGTGTTCCGTTTTGCGAATTTGATTGTATACACAAGCAACAAGATGAAAAAGAAGGAGAAAATGAACATGAGTCAGACATTGCTACACATAGACAATTTACATGCGACGCTTGAATCGGAGAAAGTAATTATTAATGGATTAGAGCTGAAGATAGATAAGGGAGAAATCCATGTGATTATGGGACCTAACGGTGCCGGGAAGTCCACACTTGCTAATGTGAT encodes:
- a CDS encoding TIGR03943 family putative permease subunit, whose amino-acid sequence is MKPVYIINGFLESGKTEFIIYTLEQPYFQAKGRTLLLLCEEGENEYDELLLKMSRTDLELIENEEDFNPSYLLELEKRYKPERIIVEYNGMWNYKDMKLPWHWSIEQQVTTIDASTFPMYFNNMKSLLAEMVRKSELIIFNRCDDVEDLNSYKRNIKAINQKAEIVFEDSEGEIDEIMEDDLPYNLNDEIIELDNNGYGIWYLDSLDHLERYIGKKVRFTAMVLKPEQFPKGYFVPGRMAMTCCADDMAFLGFACEYDKVGSLTDKQWVKVTALVKKEYFADYKGEGPVLSALRVELTKAPKEEVISFV
- a CDS encoding YlmH/Sll1252 family protein — encoded protein: MCNDNKELQQFKKRVLELARKSYEHNVYMYIGFLSMAEQDVLYEMQQELKGIPYTLFGGMEDCERRILRFGSEESLGYAEEFPIICLLVKPMIEKFADDLTHRDFLGALMNLGIDRSTIGDILIQGKNAYIFCMDKIAPFLMENLDKVKHTNVRCESVEAQTSFPMKEPESISFTVSSERADGIVAKVYKLSRNQSLLLFREKKIFINGRINENNSHILKSTDMISVRGYGRFVYYGCDYETKKGKLSVSAGVYR
- a CDS encoding putative ABC transporter permease, which translates into the protein MFSYTMAQWLFFFYFYCFFGWCFESTVVSVKAKRLVNRGFMRGPFLPLYGSGAIMMLVVSMPFSHNLGLTYVAGCIGATVLEYITGIIMEALFKVRYWDYSVKRFNFRGYICLTSTLAWGGLTILMTRVVHKPIEQLVLDIPHNVLLPIVFLLTIYIVADFTLSFKAAIDLREILVKLDAVKEELERVQRRLDIIIALASEGREDKKQERGSRLDELISNIEERLSGLRERVKSGVVVYPESMREEIIELWTKYKVSLENSRQIKNLMDIYKRGIIRGNPTMASNKFKHTLQEIKEAVNDKLKK
- a CDS encoding PHP domain-containing protein, translated to MKLDMHCHTKEGSLDGKIPLRDAACKLREKGYHGMLITDHNSYKAYRYYKKHSKDSAFNDFVVLKGIEYDTIDAGHIIIIMPTGVNLPLLELRGLPVNLLIDIVHHFGGILGPAHPCGEKYLSLMNTRRGKKSRDLMTKFDFVETYNACESPLSNKAAQELAKRFGKPGIGGSDSHREESVGMGYAMIDAQITNETDLIHALLSDVTITAGGEQYMFTTKQKIGKMNHVLVYSFWFYNKFLALFRRHKRNVELLKNHLYEYTSDNMERTYRKGA
- a CDS encoding IclR family transcriptional regulator: MSNNGHRSTERVLDILKLLSQNSSGYSLTEISTLLTAPKSSLFPIIHTMQNRGFIQLETTSGKYRIGPQAYLTGSAYKSDRPIYDIIKSNMQKLVDSCHETCHLGILSGDSVLYIAKIASENAIMLRSHIGQRLPAYCTGIGKALIYPLSKNELQQLYPNGLTAYTPTTITSFDCLCKELEEVKRSGYAYEYSELTEGIQCVAVPLCNGDSIIASTSIALPIYRATPEKLQEIKLLLDEYKEVVEHSMQQLNINDNSYLI
- a CDS encoding bifunctional 4-hydroxy-2-oxoglutarate aldolase/2-dehydro-3-deoxy-phosphogluconate aldolase; translation: MEREEVRQIKQNVMEKKIIAIVRGLKREDCMKLAEALYEGGINMIEVTFDQTCQDNNYQNTVESIHAIAQEYEGRIYVGAGTVLNRSQVDLAKSAGAKYIITPSTDVDVIRYAKEQGLVAMPGAMTPSEVVTAYAAGADFVKIFPSDNLGASYIKALKAPLKHIPMLAVGGVNEKNVAEFMKAGAVGAGVGGNLVNAEWIKHGEFSKITELAKEMMKNACQ
- a CDS encoding sugar kinase — protein: MARVVCFGEVMLRLNPQGYLRFVQADKFEASYAGGEANVAVSLANYGHEASFVSKFPANEIGQSGINELRRYGVDTKDIVIGGPRLGIYFVEKGASQRPSKVIYDRAGSSIALARKEDFDWDKIFEGAQWLHFTGITPALGGENPEICLEACKAAKAKGLKVSCDLNYRKKLWTNEKAGEVMAKLMEYVDVCIANEEDAADVFGIHAEGTDINTGKISKEGYISVAKKLQEKFGLEYVAITLRGSLSATDNKWAAMLYHEDKAYFSKEYLVHIVDRVGGGDSFGGGLIHSLLKGKESQEAIEFAVAASCLKHSIEHDFNLVAEAEVESLAKGNASGRVQR
- a CDS encoding GntR family transcriptional regulator; translated protein: MRDKAQIAYNIIKDKILKGELPPLSDISEESLQDELDISRTPVREAIQKLKKEGFVYIYSRKGTIVSDITVDLTKSIYEVRALNEPYAARGACGKIPRERLLRMREAWMVPPADSVMEEQRDYFINLDRDLHNMILEYTDNKFLKDMLQVVNDHSHRIRLRISKRNRQYGSSIKDHIEIIEAFLEEDADRIEQRVRHHIEHAINEAFEYL